Genomic window (Staphylococcus debuckii):
ATAATCAAGTGCTATCTACTAAAGCAGTGGCAGGAACGATTAAACGTACCAACGATGAGCAAGAAGACAAACAGCATTTGGATGCCTTTTTACAAGATAAGAAGAACTTGCATGAGCATCACTTTGTAGTTCAAAGTATCTTAGATGATATTGAGCCTTATGTAGAGGATGTAGATTATAATCAACATCCGAAAATCTTGAAAAATGACCATCTTTATCATTTATACACGGAAATTTCAGGAACACTTAAAAATAAAACGTACATCGGTTTATTAGACCGCTTGCATCCAACACCAGCACTTGGAGGCTATCCAAAAGAAAAAGCGGTGGACTTTATCGAGCAAAGAGAGTTCGGTACGCGCGGCTTGTATGGTGCGCCTGTAGGTTATATTGATATGGAAGATAATTGCCAATTTATTGTGGCAATACGTTCAATGTTGATTAAACAAAATCAAGCAACATTATTTGCTGGCTGTGGAATTATTAAGCAATCAGAACCGGAAAGTGAACTTGCAGAAACTACTTTGAAATTCACGCCGATGATGAATGCTTTAGGAGTCGAAAATCATGGATAATCATCAAACTTTATTAACAAAACAAGTGTTTACAATGGCATCAGAAATGTATGCATATGGAGTGAGAGAGGCTGTCATCAGTCCAGGTTCACGCTCTACACCGCTTGCTTTAGCCTTTGAAGCACATCCGGGTATTCAAACATGGATTCATCCGGATGAACGTAGCGCTTCATTCTTTGCGCTCGGCTTAATCAAAGGCAGTAACCGTCCAGTTGCTATTTTATGTACTTCAGGAACTGCAGCTACTAATTATACGTCTGCAGTAGCGGAAAGTGACATCAGCAACTTGCCGCTTCTCGTCCTTACCAGCGACAGACCGCACGAGTTGCGAGGTATCGGTGCACCGCAAACGCTCAATCAAGTCAACATGTTCCAGAATTTCGTACGTCATCAATTCGACATGCCGCTCGCCGACGATTCTGACGGTGCCGTAGAAGTAGTCAAATATCAAATGCAGATTGCAAGTCAGTTCTTCCAAGGTCCGCAAAGAGGTCCAGTGCATTTGAATTTACCATTCAGAGAACCGTTGACACCTGATTTCGAAATGACAGATTTATTAACTACAGATGAAAAAGAAATACCTAACTATCAAAAAACGGCATCTATCGATAAAATTCTGCCTATCTTGAAGCAAAAGAAAGGGCTCATTATCGTTGGAGATATGCAACATCAAGATGCGCGAGAATTATTGCCGTTTGCGACGGTACATGACTTGCCTATCTTGGCAGGACCATTAAGCGGTTTGCGCCAATCTGAACATCCGAATGTGATTTCAACATATGACCTGCTGTTTCGTGCAGGACTCGACCCTGAAGTCGACTTTGTAATCAGAGTCGGCAAACCAGTATTATCTAAGAAATTAAATCAATGGCTGAAAGCTTCTAATGCTTATCAGATTTTAGTTCAAAATAGTGCATTGCCAGATGCTTTCCCGGTTCCTTCAGACATTACTTTCGAGATGTCTGCAAATGACTTTTTCCGCTCTTTAGGAGAAGTTCCAGTCATTTACCGTCGTGCTTGGTTGACGAAATGGCAGAAAATGAATTATCAAGCTGTAGCGGAAGTGGAAAGCTACGTCAATCATGCTACAGATGAAGCTGCAAACGTGGGTGTGCTCTTAGACAAACTCACTGAAGAAGATACTTTATTTGTCAGCAACAGTATGCCGATTCGAGATATTGACAATTTATTCGTCAAAGGTAAAATGCAGATTTATGCTAATAGGGGTGCGAACGGTATCGATGGGGTTATCTCCACCGCACTCGGCATGGCCGTTCATAAAAAGGTAACCTTGCTGATCGGAGACTTGGCTTTTTATCACGACATGAACGGTCTGTTGATGGCTAAATTAAATGATATTCATATCAATATTGTATTGTTGAACAATGATGGCGGAGGTATCTTCTCTTATCTGCCACAAAAACAATCAGCTGCACAATATTTCGAACGTTTATTTGGTACACCGACGCATCTAGAATTCAAACATACTGCCCATCTGTATGACTTCGGCTATCAACACTTAGAAACCGTAGAAGACTTTAAATACACCACACTTTCTCAGCTGGATTCATATATTTATGAAATCCGTACTGATCGTGAAGATAATTTGCAACAACATCAAATTCTATACAAGAAATTGAGTGAAATCGCCAATGCTTAACTATCAATTTTATGAAAGTACCGCTGCAAATCAAAGCAACCAGTTGCTCGTCATGCTCCACGGCTTTATCAGCGATGCTTCGACTTTCGATGCCCATATCGAAAGATTGCGTCCGTACGTCTCTATTTTAACAATAGAATTGCCAGGACACGGAGGAGACCAAAGCCCAGACACCGAAACATGGGACTTCTCCTACATTCAACGTGAATTGGACACAGTACTGCAGCACTATCGCAAGTACTGCATCACGTTACACGGCTACTCAATGGGAGGCCGTACCGCGTTGTATTACGCCCTTCACGGGAAAATAAAACCAGAAGGGCTGATACTCGAGAGTGCCTCTCCAGGTATTCAAGACAACGCTTCACGCACTGAGCGGATACGAGTAGATGAAGCACGCGCGAAAGTCTTAGAAATTGCGGGCATAGAATTATTTGTCAACGATTGGGAGAAACTGCCGCTGTTTGCCAGTCAAGCTGAAATGATGACTGCAACGCAAAGAGCGCGTATTCGTAATATGCGGTTGGCTCAAAATCCTGAACGGTTGGCCAAAGCCCTACGAGATTACGGCACAGGCAATATGCCGAATCTATGGCCAGAATTGTCTGCACTAGCAATGCCAGTCTGCTTGATAGTAGGAGAACGCGATGAGAAATTTGTGAGCATTGCAGATAAGATGGAAGCGGTTATACCGCGGTGTGAAGTACATGTGGTAGAAGAAGCGGGACACACTGTTCACGTGGAAGATGCCGAACAATTTGCTATAATAGTATTAGGTTTTTTAAATAAGGAGGATCATAATGACTAGACAGTGGGAAACACTTAAAGAATATGAAGAGATAAAATATGAATTTTTTGAAGGGATCGCTAAAATTACGATTAACCGTCCAGAAGTGCGTAACGCATTCACACCTAAAACAGTTCAAGAAATGATGGATGCTTTTTCACGCGCGCGTGATGATCAAAATATTTCAACTATCATTTTAACAGGTGAAGGCGACTTAGCATTCTGTTCAGGCGGAGACCAAAAAGTTCGCGGTCACGGCGGCTATGTCGGCGATGACCAAATTCCTCGATTAAACGTTCTTGATTTACAACGTTTAATCCGTGTGATTCCTAAACCAGTAGTTGCAATGGTTAAAGGTTATGCAATCGGCGGCGGTAACGTCTTACAAGTCGTATGTGACTTGACAATCGCAGCAGACAACGCTAAATTCGGTCAAACAGGTCCTAAAGTAGGTTCATTCGATGCAGGTTACGGTTCAGGCTATTTAGCACGCATTGTCGGACATAAAAAAGCACGTGAAATCTGGTATTTATGCCGTCAATACGATGCACAACAAGCTTTAGACATGGGAATGGCTAACACAGTTGTACCTTTAGATCGCATTGAAGATGAAACAGTACAATGGTGTAAAGAAATGATGCAACATTCTCCGACAGCATTACGTTTCTTGAAAGCAGCTATGAACGCTGATACAGACGGTTTAGCTGGCTTGCAACAAATGGCTGGAGATGCTACATTGCTTTACTACACTACTGATGAAGCAAAAGAAGGTCGCGATGCGTTTAAAGAAAAACGTAAACCAGACTTTGATCAATTCCCTAAATTCCCTTAATATTTTAAGCGGTAGTTATAGATTAGTAAGATAGTATTATATATAAAATTGAACGAGAAGCGGGACGGAAATGATAGTTATTAAACTTATTTCATCGTCCTATTTCGACAAAGCTAACGAGAAAAGAAAATGGCTAAGAATGAGACATTGGCTATTCGAGTAGTTATTGACAGTTCAGGAGAGGAGCTAGGACAATCATGTGTTCTAGCTCCTTTGTTGTAGTTGCGGATAGTGTTGCGGGGGGGAGTGTCGAGGCACGAGTTGGCTGCCTATACAGATTGAAGCGAAGCGGCCATGATAAGTAGTTTTTAATTAATTGCGAATTATGACATAA
Coding sequences:
- the menH gene encoding 2-succinyl-6-hydroxy-2,4-cyclohexadiene-1-carboxylate synthase, whose amino-acid sequence is MLNYQFYESTAANQSNQLLVMLHGFISDASTFDAHIERLRPYVSILTIELPGHGGDQSPDTETWDFSYIQRELDTVLQHYRKYCITLHGYSMGGRTALYYALHGKIKPEGLILESASPGIQDNASRTERIRVDEARAKVLEIAGIELFVNDWEKLPLFASQAEMMTATQRARIRNMRLAQNPERLAKALRDYGTGNMPNLWPELSALAMPVCLIVGERDEKFVSIADKMEAVIPRCEVHVVEEAGHTVHVEDAEQFAIIVLGFLNKEDHND
- the menB gene encoding 1,4-dihydroxy-2-naphthoyl-CoA synthase gives rise to the protein MMTRQWETLKEYEEIKYEFFEGIAKITINRPEVRNAFTPKTVQEMMDAFSRARDDQNISTIILTGEGDLAFCSGGDQKVRGHGGYVGDDQIPRLNVLDLQRLIRVIPKPVVAMVKGYAIGGGNVLQVVCDLTIAADNAKFGQTGPKVGSFDAGYGSGYLARIVGHKKAREIWYLCRQYDAQQALDMGMANTVVPLDRIEDETVQWCKEMMQHSPTALRFLKAAMNADTDGLAGLQQMAGDATLLYYTTDEAKEGRDAFKEKRKPDFDQFPKFP
- the menD gene encoding 2-succinyl-5-enolpyruvyl-6-hydroxy-3-cyclohexene-1-carboxylic-acid synthase; its protein translation is MDNHQTLLTKQVFTMASEMYAYGVREAVISPGSRSTPLALAFEAHPGIQTWIHPDERSASFFALGLIKGSNRPVAILCTSGTAATNYTSAVAESDISNLPLLVLTSDRPHELRGIGAPQTLNQVNMFQNFVRHQFDMPLADDSDGAVEVVKYQMQIASQFFQGPQRGPVHLNLPFREPLTPDFEMTDLLTTDEKEIPNYQKTASIDKILPILKQKKGLIIVGDMQHQDARELLPFATVHDLPILAGPLSGLRQSEHPNVISTYDLLFRAGLDPEVDFVIRVGKPVLSKKLNQWLKASNAYQILVQNSALPDAFPVPSDITFEMSANDFFRSLGEVPVIYRRAWLTKWQKMNYQAVAEVESYVNHATDEAANVGVLLDKLTEEDTLFVSNSMPIRDIDNLFVKGKMQIYANRGANGIDGVISTALGMAVHKKVTLLIGDLAFYHDMNGLLMAKLNDIHINIVLLNNDGGGIFSYLPQKQSAAQYFERLFGTPTHLEFKHTAHLYDFGYQHLETVEDFKYTTLSQLDSYIYEIRTDREDNLQQHQILYKKLSEIANA